The following nucleotide sequence is from Candidatus Zixiibacteriota bacterium.
CCTTGCAGGATCCGTAGGAAACGGCGGCGTGCTTATATACTCAAAGTCCTTCAAATGTAGTTTGTACGACCTCAAGTAGCCTTGATTATACAATCAATCGGGCAGACCTGAACACAGCGAGAACCTCCTTCTAAGCCCTCGCATTCGTTACATTTACCGGGGTCGACCAGGTAGATATCCCCCTCAGCTATAGCCGTTTGAGGACACTCTGGTAGGCAAAGTCCGCAAGCAGTGCACTCGTCTGTTATCTTCATTACCATTCTCTAAAATCACCTCCTCGGCCAAAATACCCTTAATTAATACGAAATTCAGTCTTTAATTTCGCAGTTCAATATATGCTGAGTTCAGTCGGTTTGTCAAACACTATTTTAAGTATTCAGTCAGATTTTTCTAATCCTGACATGGAATTGATTAAAATTACAGGATTATGAGCAATCCCAACACCATTTAACTACGGTAATGCATTTGACTTTGGCTTTTAGTCTTAGACTATCTTGAACAGAGATAGGATGTAGCGTAAACCTTCTACATTTTTTTTATTCCATTCAGAGTTGGTGAAGTTTCTTATGGATTTTGCGGATAGAGACTACTTTGAGGGAATCAATCTTACTTCACCCTGATTATCAGTATGATTTTCTAATTGATATAATGAACTGACTTTATAGGATAGAACAATCGTATTTAATAAAGGACTTCGGATAGAATGAGATACATTATGGTACAAGATTTGGCAGTTCCCTCCATAAAGGATCGTCTAACAATCCAGACCTCTTAAACATCTGCTGATAATTCAGGGTGTCACCTTGGGGAGTAATGTGCCGGGACGGAAACAGACGGTTTTTATCCATAGGCGGAGCTCCATTTTTAAATAGATAATTGATCAGATAAATAGCATCTGAAACACTTGTCTTGTTATCTAAGTTCACATCTCCTTGATCATCAAAGGGGAATAGGCCGGGTCCATTTTTGAATAAGTAGTTAATCATATAGATTACATCCGCAATATTAAGGTTGTCATCGGAGTTAACATTCCCTCTGAAGTAACCTTCACTTTGCATCAACCTATACAGGAATCGTCCAAAGGTGAGCCCGTTAACCGGATTAGTTTTATCATACGCCCAGATGATATATTCGTTGCGATATCTTTCATGAGGAGCTAAGGTAAATGGATAGTCAGTGAGCATCATACCAACACCCGTGGGTTGGTCTCCATAAGGGTTCATAACCCAGGAATTCCACTCTAACACCTCCCACAGGTGTTCAATAATCCAACCGCTTTGAGGCCAGATTTCCTTGACCCAGTTCACACCCCAACCTCCATAGGTTTTGTCTCCTTCATAAACCGGCTCAGGAGTCATTCCCATTAGAATATTCGCTTCTGATGGATTATATGTCCACATGGTTTGGAAGCCGGGGATCCCAGCAACAGAATTGCCCTCAGCGGAGAATATATCCAGATCTAAATGGAGAGCGTCAGCTATATTCTGGACGACCTCTTCACTCTTGTTGTAAATCACATACTTGACAAAGATAGCATCAGCACAAGGACCTCCCTCGGGGTCAATAACTCCAGTAGCAAAAACCTCAACCTGCAAAGGCAGCGCTGGATGCTCAAAGCAGGAGTAATGGCGAACAAACGTGTATCTAAGTGGGTCACTTCCTGGGACTTTCCGCTCAAAGTAAAGATAATCCTGTTTCCATCCATCAACTGGAATGAATTTGAGCGCATCTTGACTATAATCAAGAGCTAAATTATCGGCTTCAGTTCCCAAAATAAAAGAACCATTATAACCGGGATAGATACTGCCATAAAGAGGATGGAGCCATCTCATTCCTGGGGTTCCTAAGGTACCATCGTTTTCAACTGGAATCATAAACCTGGATGAATAGACTTCAGCCCGTTTTAGCATAGAGTCTTGGTCAATATAGAATTTTAGAACTTCCGAATAGGCACTGCCTCCAGAGTCATTAACCGCACATACGTGCCAATAGTAGAAAGTCTGATTTAAAAGATTGTTCGCTGGGGTGTAATAAGTCTCGCTAATATTGTCAACTGTAATTGTTGAAGGACCTTCAGGAAAATTATGTGAAGTGGAATATTGCAGAGTATAATTATTACTATTGCTGGATGGATTCCAGACAAAAATGGGAGTTAGAGTAGTTAGTATTGTATTATCGGCTGGAGAGAAAAGTACCGGAGTTGAAGGTAGATTAGTAGCACAGTCAACCCAGATTGGACTTGACCATACCTTTTGTCCATCTTGTTGTATGATTTTTATAAAGTAGTTATTTTTACCGTTGGGAGGAGTAATTTCAGGTGTCCAGGTATAAGAGATACTATCGA
It contains:
- a CDS encoding 4Fe-4S binding protein — protein: MVMKITDECTACGLCLPECPQTAIAEGDIYLVDPGKCNECEGLEGGSRCVQVCPIDCIIKAT